One Lasioglossum baleicum chromosome 6, iyLasBale1, whole genome shotgun sequence genomic window carries:
- the LOC143209258 gene encoding synaptic plasticity regulator PANTS, translating to MPELNGTSEVLSVEEKVKPDEKGKPDEEKQKNDKEDLRNLEWMIRPCEIYNEEHSDCKSIAARFHQYFVFGKSIDCSQWKTDYQNCYRWEKYKSEQAYESLINSEKKRRLERLRAHYANDTWEKRNAPPENWNAPLPEWLQKKLDTSYLANAAKLEQDYNKSSCSIS from the exons atgcctGAATTAAATGGAACTAGTGAAGTACTTTCAGTAGAAGAAAAAGTCAAACCTGATGAGAAGGGCAAACCTGATgaagaaaaacagaaaaatgATAAAGAAGACTTGCGAAATTTAGAGTGGATG ATAAGACCATGCGAGATCTATAACGAGGAACATAGCGACTGTAAAAGTATAGCAGCACGGTTTCATCAATACTTTGTATTTGGAAAATCAATTGATTGCTCACAATGGAAAACCGACTATCAAAATTGTTACCGTTGGGAAAAATATAAATCTGAACAGGCATAC GAAAGCTTGATAAACAGTGAGAAGAAGCGTAGGCTAGAAAGGTTACGTGCTCATTACGCAAATGACACTTGGGAGAAAAGGAACGCACCGCCAGAAAATTGGAATGCTCCATTGCCCGAGTGGTTACAGAAAAAATTAGATACATCCTATCTGGCAAATGCAGCTAAACTGGAACAAGACTATAATAAATCCTCTTGTTCTATATCATAA